A window of Planctomycetota bacterium contains these coding sequences:
- a CDS encoding ligase-associated DNA damage response DEXH box helicase, which produces MSGAVVTADDVRAPLRRWCRGRGWKPFAFQEKVWQAVADGAGGLVHAPTGTGKTLAVWLGALARARRLARAGIAPAPAGLRVVWITPLRALAADTAAALESPLGDLADWLGSRWRVGLRTGDSSAAARKRVREQRPEVLVTTPETLSILLSLDTVLDDFAALQTVIVDEWHELLGSKRGVQTELALARLRALAPGLATWGLSATLGNLADAVAALVGPAAAPAARVVTARVPRRLEIATLVPEPMERFPWSGHMGLRLLPQVVERIAGAATSLVFTNTRAQAERWYESIARARPDWRGALALHHGSIDRELREAAEQGLKAGKLKCVVATSSLDLGVDFGPVDLVFQVGSPKGVARLLQRAGRSGHAPGQTSRLLCVPTHALELIECAAARTAAVAGRVEPRVPLDCPLDLLAQHLVTVACSGGFVAAELLAEVRTTRAYATLDDRSWQWALDFAARGGPALAAYPDYARIVERFGRWYVASPAIARRHRMAIGTIVGDAVVEVRWLRGGTLGTVEESFASRLAEGERFLFAGRALSLFRFDGRVAWVKRARSAQGLTVPRWNGARMPFTTLLSEGILDVVRGAAGPGRKRLPAEVAAVLPLLDTQARTSRLPAADELLVERYSGRDGEHVFLYPFAGRLVHDGLATLVAWRIAQRRSSTLRLAATDWGLQLAGRGPLPGDERSWRRLLSPGNLLEDLMECLRGTEMARAHFREIARVAGLVSAARHGDRQTQASAGLIYDVLCEHDADSMLLGQVRREVLERQFEFRRLEETLERIAVREIHVVATPRLSPLAFPIWAEHIQARLSTQDWLEQITLMARDLEAAATAAAAPHAPAGSGGQ; this is translated from the coding sequence ATGAGCGGCGCCGTAGTCACAGCCGACGACGTCCGCGCCCCCCTGCGGCGCTGGTGCCGAGGGCGCGGCTGGAAGCCGTTCGCCTTCCAGGAGAAGGTCTGGCAGGCGGTCGCGGACGGCGCCGGCGGCCTCGTCCACGCCCCCACCGGCACCGGCAAGACGCTCGCCGTCTGGCTCGGGGCGCTGGCCCGTGCCCGGCGGCTGGCGCGCGCCGGTATCGCACCGGCCCCCGCCGGGCTGCGCGTCGTGTGGATCACGCCGCTGCGGGCACTGGCCGCCGACACCGCCGCGGCGCTCGAGAGCCCGCTCGGGGACCTCGCCGACTGGCTCGGGAGCCGGTGGCGCGTCGGCCTCCGCACCGGCGACAGCTCGGCGGCGGCTCGGAAGCGCGTCCGCGAGCAGCGCCCCGAGGTGCTCGTCACCACCCCCGAGACGCTCTCGATCCTCCTCTCGCTCGACACCGTCCTCGACGACTTCGCCGCGCTCCAGACGGTGATCGTCGACGAGTGGCACGAGCTGCTCGGCTCGAAGCGCGGCGTGCAGACGGAGCTGGCCCTCGCCCGCCTCCGCGCCCTCGCCCCGGGGCTGGCCACGTGGGGCCTGTCCGCCACGCTCGGCAACCTCGCCGACGCGGTGGCGGCGCTGGTCGGCCCTGCCGCGGCCCCGGCGGCGCGCGTCGTCACCGCCCGCGTGCCGCGGCGCCTCGAGATCGCCACGCTCGTCCCCGAGCCGATGGAGCGCTTCCCCTGGTCCGGCCACATGGGCCTGCGCCTCCTCCCGCAGGTCGTCGAGCGGATCGCCGGCGCGGCGACGTCGCTGGTGTTCACCAACACCCGCGCCCAGGCCGAGCGCTGGTACGAATCGATCGCCCGCGCCCGTCCCGACTGGCGCGGCGCGCTCGCCCTCCATCACGGTTCGATCGACCGCGAGCTGCGCGAGGCGGCGGAACAGGGCCTCAAGGCGGGGAAGCTGAAGTGCGTCGTCGCCACGTCGAGCCTCGACCTCGGCGTCGACTTCGGCCCCGTCGACCTCGTCTTCCAGGTGGGGAGCCCCAAGGGGGTGGCGCGGCTGCTGCAGCGCGCCGGCCGCAGCGGCCACGCCCCCGGCCAGACCTCGCGGCTGTTGTGCGTGCCGACGCACGCGCTGGAGCTGATCGAGTGCGCCGCGGCGCGGACCGCCGCCGTGGCGGGGCGCGTCGAGCCGCGCGTGCCGCTCGACTGCCCGCTCGACCTCCTCGCCCAGCATCTGGTCACCGTCGCCTGCAGCGGCGGCTTCGTCGCCGCCGAGCTGCTCGCCGAGGTCCGCACGACGCGCGCCTACGCGACCCTCGACGACCGCTCCTGGCAGTGGGCCCTCGATTTCGCCGCCCGCGGCGGGCCGGCGCTGGCCGCCTACCCCGACTACGCCCGGATCGTCGAGCGCTTCGGCCGCTGGTACGTCGCCTCGCCGGCGATCGCGCGGCGCCACCGGATGGCGATCGGCACGATCGTCGGCGACGCCGTCGTCGAGGTCCGCTGGCTCCGCGGCGGCACGCTGGGGACCGTCGAGGAGTCGTTCGCCTCGCGCCTCGCCGAGGGGGAGCGGTTCCTGTTCGCGGGGCGGGCGCTGTCGCTGTTTCGGTTCGACGGCCGCGTCGCCTGGGTGAAGCGGGCGCGCTCCGCGCAGGGGCTCACCGTGCCGCGCTGGAACGGCGCCCGGATGCCGTTCACCACGCTGCTCTCGGAGGGGATCCTCGACGTCGTCCGCGGCGCCGCCGGCCCGGGGCGGAAGCGCCTCCCCGCCGAGGTCGCCGCCGTCCTCCCCCTCCTCGATACGCAGGCCCGCACCAGCCGGCTCCCGGCGGCCGACGAGCTGCTCGTGGAACGCTACTCCGGGCGCGACGGCGAGCACGTGTTCCTGTATCCGTTCGCCGGCCGCCTCGTCCACGACGGGCTGGCGACGCTCGTCGCCTGGCGGATCGCCCAGCGCCGTTCGAGCACGCTCCGCCTCGCCGCCACCGACTGGGGGCTGCAGCTGGCCGGCCGCGGCCCGCTCCCCGGCGACGAGCGCTCGTGGCGCCGGCTGCTCTCTCCCGGGAACCTCCTCGAGGACCTGATGGAGTGCCTCCGCGGCACCGAGATGGCCCGGGCCCACTTCCGCGAGATCGCGCGCGTCGCGGGGCTGGTGTCGGCGGCGCGGCACGGCGACCGGCAGACGCAGGCCTCGGCCGGGCTGATCTACGACGTCCTCTGCGAGCACGACGCCGACAGCATGCTCCTCGGCCAGGTGCGCCGCGAAGTCCTCGAGCGGCAGTTCGAGTTTCGCCGGCTCGAGGAGACGCTCGAGCGGATCGCCGTCCGCGAGATCCACGTCGTCGCCACGCCGCGCCTCTCGCCGCTCGCCTTTCCGATCTGGGCCGAGCACATCCAGGCGCGGCTCTCGACGCAGGACTGGCTCGAGCAGATCACCCTCATGGCCCGCGATCTCGAGGCCGCGGCCACGGCCGCCGCGGCGCCGCACGCTCCGGCCGGGAGCGGCGGGCAATGA
- the pdeM gene encoding ligase-associated DNA damage response endonuclease PdeM, with amino-acid sequence MNAPAIAVAGGPDAGAADILLLPGRAAWLPASATLAVADLHLGKAAAFRRAGIPVPEGSAAADLDRLGALLVERGARRLLVLGDLFHSVGGMTDAVTEQFRRWRGSVGAVEVVLVVGNHDARLGRRLGALGLDQVAPALDEPPLHFIHDPRGGVAERFVVGGHLHPAVTLRGPAWERIRARCFVADAGRLVLPAFGSFTGGMTYEAMPGERVWIGRDDAVVDVTRLVQR; translated from the coding sequence ATGAACGCGCCGGCCATCGCCGTGGCGGGCGGCCCCGACGCCGGTGCCGCCGACATCCTCCTTCTCCCCGGCCGCGCCGCCTGGCTGCCGGCGTCGGCGACGCTGGCGGTCGCCGACCTCCACCTCGGCAAGGCCGCCGCCTTCCGCCGCGCCGGGATCCCGGTGCCCGAGGGTTCGGCCGCCGCCGACCTCGACCGCCTCGGGGCGCTGCTCGTCGAACGGGGCGCGAGGCGCCTGCTCGTCCTCGGCGACCTGTTCCACTCCGTCGGCGGCATGACCGACGCGGTCACGGAGCAGTTTCGCCGGTGGCGCGGGAGCGTCGGGGCCGTCGAGGTCGTGCTCGTCGTCGGCAACCACGACGCCCGCCTCGGCCGCCGCCTCGGCGCGCTCGGCCTCGACCAGGTCGCCCCGGCGCTCGACGAGCCGCCGCTGCACTTCATCCACGACCCGCGCGGCGGCGTCGCCGAGCGGTTCGTCGTCGGCGGCCACCTCCACCCCGCCGTCACGCTCCGCGGGCCGGCCTGGGAGCGGATCCGCGCGCGGTGCTTCGTGGCCGACGCCGGCCGCCTCGTGCTCCCCGCGTTCGGCTCGTTCACCGGCGGGATGACCTACGAGGCGATGCCGGGGGAACGGGTTTGGATCGGCCGCGACGACGCCGTCGTCGACGTCACGCGCCTCGTGCAGCGGTAG